Genomic DNA from Etheostoma cragini isolate CJK2018 chromosome 7, CSU_Ecrag_1.0, whole genome shotgun sequence:
tggACGCCGACCGACACGTCTTCATGATCAGATTTTTCTTAAAACGAGTGCCTTGAGTTGTTTCCTTCATGCTCATCTCTGTCTGCCGACGTCAGTTACTCCCAAACGAACACATTCACTAAAAATTATGTAACAATacaacatttgttctgcaaaaacggAGCATTTATTACCAAACTGAATAATTCTTCTTCCCGACAATAAAACTAGACTTAAAAATGGAACtggcactttttattttatcgcGAGTAATATCGGtatcgcgatattcaacaacgttatcgtatatttcatattttcctcacatcgTGCAGCTATAGTCCAAAAACACcggaccttcttcctgtatttacttccTTGCTCCCGCCTCTCAGACTCATCCGACCAATCAGAGAGTGAACGCTGAGGCTGAGGTGAAACATTTTGACCTGCTCGGGGAGACGGAAAACGCTCCGAGTTTAAAAGCTCACCAGCTGATTCAAACCGGAGGAAATGGACGACAGGTGTTGAAAATGCCCTAAAAGTCAAAAGGTGGACAAACCTTGAGCCCTCAGAGGGGGCCGCACGTTCAAGACCGGGCAGAGAACAGCTGGTGTTTgcctcactgctgctgctgctgctgctggtcctggtcctggtcctggtcctggtccccGTCTCCCTCTGCAGCCGGCTCCGTCTGACTGGCGTCCTCGCCGTCGGCGTCCGCCTGGCCTTCCTCTTGAGAGTCGTCTGCAGCGGCCGCCGTGGCGTCCATCACGCCGACGCCGCCAACCTGCTGCTGGACGGCGCACTGCGCCACGGCCAGGCTCTGCAGCCCGGCCGGCAGCGTCACCAGCTGGAACTGGGAGCCGAGCACTTTGACGTAGGCGGGGGTCGGCGAGCCGCCGGCCGCGCCCTCCTGACCCACCGGCGCCGCGGACAGCACGGTCAGGTTGGACGCGTCGGACGCCAGCTCGGAGCCAGAGAGCGAGGAGGTCAGGAAGGTGTAGCCGCCCAGGTTGGCGCCGGGCGGGGCTCCGGCCACCGTCAGCACCTTGCCCAACGGCAGGCCGGACAGCTGGTTGAGGGGCAGggtgatctgggtggggggggcggCGTTGACCGAGGCCGGGCCGGAGACGGCGCGGGTCAGCCGCGGGCGCTTGGGCGCGGGGGGTGCAGGGACCGGGGTCAGGGTCATCAGGACGTTGTTGAGGTGCTGGGATTTGCTCTTCAGCTCCTTGGCTCGCTTCCTGTGCTCGTCACACTGCTGCTCCAgagctacagagagagagagagagagagagagagagagagagagagagagagagagNNNNNNNNNNNNNNNNNNNNNNNNNNNNNNNNNNNNNNNNNNNNNNNNNNNNNNNNNNNNNNNNNNNNNNNNNNNNNNNNNNNNNNNNNNNNNNNNNNNNNNNNNNNNNNNNNNNNNNNNNNNNNNNNNNNNNNNNNNNNNNNNNNNNNNNNNNNNNNNNNNNNNNNNNNNNNNNNNNNNNNNNNNNNNNNNNNNNagagagagagagagagagagagagagagagagagagagagagagagagagagatgttttttatttaacctttatttatacaggtttctcatttccaacattcatacagtcacacattcatacagtcacacattcatagagtcacacattcactcattcattcagtcacacattcatacagtcacacattcacacattcattcagtcacacattcatacagtcacacattcatacagtcacacattcacacattcatacagtcacacattcacacagtcacacattcacacattcatacagtcacacattcatacagtcacacattcacacattcatacagtcacacattcatacagtcacacattcatacagtcacacattcacacattcatacagtcacacatttatacagtcacacattcatacagttacacattcatacagtcacacattcacacattcatacagtcacacattcatacagtcacacattcattcattcacacattcatacagtcacacattcatacagtcacacattcatacagtcacacattcatacagtcacacattcacacattcatacagtcacacattcatacagtcacacattcatacagtcacacagtcacacattcatacagtcacacattcacacattcacacagtcacacattcacacattcacacattcatacagtcacacattcacacagtcacacatgcacacattcatacagtcacacattcatacagtcacacattcattcagtcacacattcatacagtcacacattcatacagtcacacattcattcagtcacacattcatacagtcacacattcatacagtcacacattcattcagtcacacatccatacagtcacacattcatacagtcacacattcacacattcatacagtcacacatatttatacagtcacacattcatacctaAAAGCTGCCCAGTataaccacagtctgatctgctgggaTTTGTATCTAAATGACTGATGGGAACGatctttgaaactggtccagtattaagcaagactGCACTTCTACTCCAACTACCCCTTTACATAAAggtctctgtagggatcctttccaaaATGCTGTGCGACATTTAGAATGATAATCTGAGCCTCACATCTGCAAAAACAGATGTGTTTAGTGGACGAAATACTGGACCAATTCCAAAGTCTTGTGTCCACATTATTCCGTCAGACACCAATGCATGGGAagataatgtgcaaaaaaaaaagacccttTAACCcggtggttcccaaactttttcagctcaagacccaaaagaggaATTTGgtgtgtctccccgggacccaaatttacaaaaatacaccatgaatcattgtaactgtatcattattattatcatcattatcattgtaAATTGTATCTACAtgtttaaactgtggacaaaagacggaacaaaccatgaatttaaatgtatatgaagtatatttattccattataaaagtaaacaaaagcagaaaaggtctctattctcctttctgggTCTCACCCCTTCCTCAACTCATGTTCTTATCCCCTCCTATgacaagagaagagagagagagagagagagagagagagagagagagagagagaccccccccccccggcccattttgggtcccaaccctaagtttgggaaacatgaCTTTAACCCCTCGATACAGAATGCAGAGTCGTAATCTCTCTGATGCAAAACAGCGATGTCTCGAGCCTCAAAGTGAGTTCATGCTAGATTCTTGTACTGACCGGCGAGGCTGCGGGTGTACTGCTCTCGGTACCGGTCCATCTGGCTCTTGTGGCTGGCCAGGACCTTCTTCACCAGGTCCAACATCCCAAAGTTCTGCACTATGTTGTTGAGCAAAACAGCgtctgaaaacacaacacacaactcaGTGTTCAATGGGAACTTTAAAGCTTTGAGTTAAACATTAACGGGGAATTTGCCCTGATTTTACACATCGGGGTCCGTTTCCAGGTGTCTGGAAGAACTGATGCGCTACGAAAGAGAAGTTAGTGTctccagagggagctgtgtGAAGTCCGACACTGCTGTTGGAAGATCACAAGtttcaaaatgaataaagaaaagtaATTCAATCTGGAGTGGAGTTTGAAAGAATTTGATCAATTACCAAAAGTGTGTAAACGTGTTGAAGCCACTGTAAGAAGAGGGACATGCGATGCTGCGGGGTGCAAGTACATTTTTGAAGAGGTGCATGTCAGGCTACGCTGTTGGGTCCATAACTACTTATGGCAAAGATTGTGACAAAGCGGGTTTGCTCACCACTTGCCCCATACAGGTCATTAGTTATGGTTAGTAGACACACAGTTAGCGTTAGTTtagttccattttattaggttgcAGGTTTAAACACGGTTTACAGGTTTCCCTGCGTTGATTCTTACAATTGTTTGTTGCTTTGTTCAGTTCCACCGTGCAGGACaattgttttgggggggggggggggggggggggNNNNNNNNNNNNNNNNNNNNNNNNNNNNNNNNNNNNNNNNNNNNNNNNNNNNNNNNNNNNNNNNNNNNNNNNNNNNNNNNNCTGGCCTaagtatttcctgttttataggaAATGGGTGGTCAAGGATGACATCACCAAACCAAGTAGAGGAGTTTCTTATGCATAGGAATGGTAATTTTGgctgtttttggttattatataaaaaaaggtgtttatAACCCGGACCTGTTTTGTAGGCAGTGAGATAGGAGGGAACTGGTAACCAAGTTCCATAGGTTAAGAGATTGCTAGTTATTAATGTTACGGAGTAGATCAACCTGCTTTAGGATGGGATGGACTGaagcagtggggggggggggggggggggggggggggggggggggggggggggggggggggggtgaattGACAACCCTATTTAAATAGGAGGTGAGGTGAGGCTGTGCTGCTAGGATCACATGCCTTGTTGTTAGCGCTGCTtcttttttgaatgtgtaattattgTAAGTTGTGATTATTTAATTATCCATGTACTGAAGACCACTGGAGATAAATAACCAGCTCTGGAAACATACAATGTGGGACTCTGTCTGACTACCTAGCACCATCCCAGCCTCTCTGGCCAACCTACCACAAAGACTCAGCACAGAACCATGGAACAAGCTTTAGGGCGGAGGGAACGTTGTGTGTGTTACTGCCAGCTAGCTAACTGCATAGTCGGATTTCCCAGTGCTGCGTTAAAACAACGTCGGAAATGATACAATCATTACAAAATGAACGCATAAATAGCCTAGTACCTGCAAAAAGATTTCAgttacaagtttttttaaaaaatattatttatggttaCCTACCTTTGCTAAACTATTTtcattacatattcaatttcatttcatttaacgtcactcacttacactgcaatattgtttttctgtaccattgcaaccgcactttacgaaacctttatttaatgtcactTACATTCAGCCACATCTTCTGCTCACTGTCAGCTGTTTGCTtggtgtgtgtttacttgtgtgtttgtttgttttgctcttaTTGTAGAAATTGCTGGTGTAACAAGGAAAtctccccgctgtgggatgaatacggtttaatctaatctaatctagtaAACATGGCTGGGAAATACTTCctgggactgtgtgtgtttgtatgatcTGCTTGTGTTCTGGGTCCAGGtctataatgtaaatgtgctgcagtTCTGACTGTTTAAAGGCAAACTCAATTACATGGTTGACTAGAGTTGgatcttctgtttttgttgttgtaggtAACcctacatttgtgtgtgtgtgtgtgtgtgtgtgtgtgtgtgtgtttcttaccTTTGACCTGAAGGGGTGGgtcacacactctctcctgcAACCCCTTCAGCACCTCCTGCAGCTCCTTCTGGAAGTCCTCCACCACCTCATCCAGCAGTCCAGCCTCCTTCACCGCACGCCAGAACGCCACCGAGTcctctggacacacacacacacacacacacacacacacagacagacggaNNNNNNNNNNNNNNNNNNNNNNNNNNNNNNNNNNNNNNNNNNNNNNNNNNNNNNNNNNNNNNNNNNNNNNNNNNNNNNNNNNNNNNNNNNNNNNNNNNNNacacacacacacacacacacacacacagacacaaaaacagacaaacacacacacacacacacacacacacacacacactcaataaaGAAAACCAACAGGCTACCTAACCAGTTCATTCCACATGACGGTGatgtttctgcaggttttctgATCACCTCCGATGGCCGTGACCCACTCGGACGTTTCCTCCATCACCTCCGGAAACGCCGCCGCGGCTCCGTTCACTACGACACAAACGGTAAACAACACAAACGGTAAACAACACAAACGGTAAACAACACGAGACTCAGACTCACACAAATGGTCTAAACCTGATGCTCTGCTCATTCTGGGTTACAATGCAGATTTTGAACTATGGCTCAGAAGCTTTTGCACCCGGACAGaaatttgacaatttggttTCCTCGTCAACTCACCGTGTTGCTGCTTTTGTTCGTTCCTTTAAGAAGCTCTGCTTTCAGCTAACTGTTATTTTAGCTaatcatttaaactgtttaGTAAGTAGGCGTACTTTTAGCTAACCCTCTCAGCTGCCATGCGATACTTTAGCTATTACGTTACTATTATTTCTGCCATTTATTCCTTACTTTTAGCCAACTATGGGTTTAAACATTTGTTGTGAGCTTGCTTGTTAACTAGTCTCTTACATAACTACAACATGTTATGTTCAGGTGTTAGAGCtgatgtatcttttttttttttaagattattttttgtgcttttccaccttttttatctctttttataaACACAATGTGTCCCTTACCGTAACCATAGCTGCCATGCACAGAttgtagaaaatgaaaagaaaaattggCCAAAACAATCCCAACCCAATAATCATTACCTAGCTTGTTCCATTTTTTAACCTTGTCTCATGGTCTTCATCATATAAATGGATAGCCtagataaatagaaaataatacatGTCTTTCCAAAAAGCATGCGTTATGCAATCCTCACAGCTAGGTGAGAGAGGGGTAAGAGGGGTAAGATGTgcaaatcgtcacaggtcggagttgaaccctggacctctgtgtcGAGGCCTAAACCTCTCAGTccatgtgcacctgctctaccactgaaccaacctggccacaaGCTGACATACCATTTTGATtgaataattaattatattcttttttctcaataaGTTGAGCTGCTCCACCATCTTTCCACTTCCTACCCCTCCTGGCAACAGCAGAATTATACCCCAGGATACAAGTACCCCGGGTTGGAAATTACGGCAGCATCAGACCCAGCACGGAGATGAGACTGAACCCTGAACTAGTGCGATGGCTGAGGTTGTGGGACTTACAGTCAGCTGACGAGGGGGTGGCAGGAACCAGATCGGCAGACTGGTCGCTGCTGACGGACACTTTGGTTCCCACCAGGACTATCTTAGTGCTGCGGCACGTGTTGGAGCAGACCTTTGTGTGTTGGTAGAAGTCCAGCTCCCCTGAGTCCATGATCTTCCTGTGAAGTTAAATATgataaaaggctttttattaGACACCATGCATGACATCAGGATACATTACTTGGGTCTGAGATAGGAGTAAAGAACCGCTCTGGGGtggttgcatttctttaaaccaatcataatcatCTTGGTGACGGCGCCTCTAATGAATAGTCTCAGGTAGGAACTGCTTCTGGTGGAATACTTGCacccccgcaaaagaaaacaacacacccAATATTGAATGAAGTttactgttgacacaatacagtaaggTAAACTATTAAATCAGCTGTTACATGTTTACACCTCATTATCAGTGGATCTCTGTGTGTAATTTTTCCACAGcgatcccaccaatcagtcccaagttgtcccagttagagaggagacaccctcaacatattctttgtaaatctttccCAGAAAGAACCGAGGACGCCTGACTTTTTGCACCATTTTAGCGTGTAGCTTGCAAACCCAAAGTTTGCGGTTCTTTCCCGAAGGGAACagagtttgagaacggcaacacacgaCGAGGAGAGTTTTCTAAAAGTAAA
This window encodes:
- the gmeb2 gene encoding glucocorticoid modulatory element-binding protein 2, whose protein sequence is MASSMASSMASSEVSMQEMSDIVIVTIPETTAEDLPSVVEEDKAVLVTAELTPEPGEEILTVAPGEEAEAETSGADSLSREEAVIVKLSEEVDVEADVFYPITCGDTRATLVWKKFVCPGINVKCVQFNEQLISPKEFVCLAGKSTLKDWKRAIRLNGTMLRKIMDSGELDFYQHTKVCSNTCRSTKIVLVGTKVSVSSDQSADLVPATPSSADLNGAAAAFPEVMEETSEWVTAIGEDSVAFWRAVKEAGLLDEVVEDFQKELQEVLKGLQERVCDPPLQVKDAVLLNNIVQNFGMLDLVKKVLASHKSQMDRYREQYTRSLAALEQQCDEHRKRAKELKSKSQHLNNVLMTLTPVPAPPAPKRPRLTRAVSGPASVNAAPPTQITLPLNQLSGLPLGKVLTVAGAPPGANLGGYTFLTSSLSGSELASDASNLTVLSAAPVGQEGAAGGSPTPAYVKVLGSQFQLVTLPAGLQSLAVAQCAVQQQVGGVGVMDATAAAADDSQEEGQADADGEDASQTEPAAEGDGDQDQDQDQDQQQQQQQ